A part of Aquaspirillum sp. LM1 genomic DNA contains:
- a CDS encoding methyl-accepting chemotaxis protein produces MKNLGLQARFALFGFAPLVVALLMGAVGLSVNESRRLEAEVRAKSEATVEGIVQLLQMSDSLMGQQTHSAMKLFQEKSRQSGPPGAAEAVVVGASRPNNLHFGSRSMALDTALVDNVSAIAGGSATLFAREGKRYIRIATNVRGSDTQRAVGTELDPQGKAYQALERGEPFYGQVDILGAPHLTGYEPIVDASGNRVGAWYVGFKADLAGLKELIGKSRSFGSGFVVLLDAKGQPFLQSSDASASTIRSALEAVARGSDEWALVERPFPAWGFKVAVAYRPQEVAAAGRQAALPVLLGGLVMTAALLVLLTLVLRRVVLAPVQQAVAAADALAEGNLAVRIHVDRDDEIGRLLKSMAHMVERLADIIGQVRGAADSLSSASTEVSATAQTLSQSSSQQAAAAEQVTSTLTQAAESIASNSQNAQATNEMATTAASEASKGGQAMAESVTAMHQIADKIGIIDDIAYQTNLLALNAAIEAARAGDHGKGFAVVAAEVRKLAERSQVAAGEIGIVANSTVRQAEQAGQLLGRIVPAIGRTSALVGEIAAASAEQFQGINQINQAMGQLNQATQQNASASEELAATAEQMGAQAEELQGLMAFFKVA; encoded by the coding sequence ATGAAAAATCTGGGATTACAGGCCCGTTTTGCCTTGTTTGGGTTTGCGCCGCTGGTGGTGGCTTTGCTGATGGGCGCGGTTGGGTTGTCGGTGAATGAGTCTCGCCGTCTGGAGGCGGAGGTGCGGGCCAAGTCTGAGGCCACGGTAGAAGGCATTGTGCAGCTGCTGCAAATGAGCGACAGCTTGATGGGGCAGCAAACCCACAGCGCGATGAAGCTGTTTCAGGAAAAAAGCCGGCAGTCAGGCCCGCCGGGGGCGGCAGAAGCGGTGGTGGTGGGCGCTAGCCGGCCCAATAATCTGCACTTTGGCAGCCGGTCGATGGCGCTGGATACCGCGCTGGTGGATAACGTATCGGCCATTGCCGGCGGCAGCGCCACGCTGTTTGCCCGTGAGGGCAAGCGCTATATCCGCATTGCCACCAATGTGCGCGGCAGCGACACCCAGCGGGCGGTAGGCACCGAGCTTGATCCGCAAGGCAAGGCGTATCAGGCGCTGGAGCGCGGCGAGCCGTTTTATGGGCAGGTGGATATTCTGGGCGCGCCGCACCTGACTGGCTACGAGCCGATTGTGGACGCCAGCGGCAATCGGGTGGGGGCGTGGTATGTGGGCTTCAAGGCCGATCTGGCCGGGCTGAAGGAGCTGATTGGCAAATCCCGCTCGTTTGGCTCCGGCTTTGTGGTGCTGCTGGATGCCAAGGGGCAGCCGTTCTTGCAATCGTCTGACGCCAGCGCCAGCACCATTCGCAGCGCGCTGGAGGCGGTGGCCAGGGGCAGCGACGAATGGGCGCTGGTCGAGCGACCATTTCCAGCCTGGGGCTTTAAGGTAGCGGTGGCCTACCGTCCGCAGGAAGTGGCGGCGGCGGGCCGTCAGGCGGCGCTGCCGGTGTTGCTGGGTGGGCTGGTGATGACGGCGGCGCTGCTGGTGTTGCTGACCCTGGTGCTGCGCCGGGTGGTGCTGGCACCGGTGCAGCAGGCGGTGGCGGCGGCAGATGCGCTGGCGGAGGGCAATCTGGCGGTGCGCATTCATGTGGACCGTGATGATGAAATTGGCCGGCTGCTCAAGTCGATGGCGCATATGGTCGAGCGGCTGGCCGACATCATTGGCCAGGTGCGCGGCGCGGCTGACAGCCTGTCATCGGCGTCCACCGAGGTGTCGGCCACCGCGCAAACCCTGTCGCAGTCGTCCAGCCAGCAGGCAGCGGCGGCAGAACAGGTGACGTCCACGCTCACCCAGGCAGCGGAGTCGATTGCCAGCAATAGCCAGAACGCCCAGGCCACCAACGAGATGGCCACCACGGCCGCCAGCGAGGCCAGCAAAGGCGGCCAGGCCATGGCGGAAAGCGTCACTGCCATGCACCAGATTGCCGACAAGATTGGCATCATCGACGACATTGCCTACCAGACCAATCTGCTGGCACTGAACGCCGCCATCGAGGCCGCCCGTGCTGGCGACCACGGCAAGGGCTTTGCCGTGGTCGCCGCCGAAGTGCGCAAGCTGGCTGAACGCAGCCAGGTGGCCGCCGGCGAAATTGGCATTGTGGCCAACAGCACGGTGCGCCAGGCAGAACAGGCCGGGCAGCTGCTGGGGCGGATTGTGCCGGCCATTGGCCGCACCTCGGCGCTGGTGGGCGAAATTGCCGCTGCATCGGCAGAGCAGTTTCAGGGCATCAACCAGATCAATCAGGCGATGGGCCAGCTGAATCAGGCCACCCAGCAAAACGCTTCGGCATCGGAAGAACTGGCCGCCACCGCCGAGCAAATGGGCGCGCAGGCCGAAGAGCTGCAAGGCCTGATGGCGTTTTTCAAGGTGGCGTAG
- a CDS encoding RNA-guided endonuclease TnpB family protein: MQRLQAYKYELMPTGEQQRDMRRFAGSCRFVFNKALALQKERYEQGEKKLGYAGLCKLLTEWRNGSETSWLADAPTHPLQQTLKDLERAYTNFFARRADFPRFKKKGQSDSFRYPDPKQIKLDQANARIFLPKLGWLRYRNSREVLGAVKNITVSQSCGKWFVSIQTEREIEQPIPQGGAVGIDMGIARFATLSDGTFHAPLNSFKRHETALRRAQQAMSRKTKFSHNWKKAKARVQKIYCRIGNARRDYLHKCSTTISQNHAIVCLEDLQVRNMSRSAAGTPETPGKNVRAKSGLNKAILDQGWAEFRRQLDYKLAWNGGHLIAVPAQNTSRTCPCCGYVSADNRQTQARFECVACGFEENADLVGAINVLRAGHARLACEVSGAVMPPAAGTRRSDSCRLDAGMSAVGIPRL; this comes from the coding sequence ATGCAACGCCTTCAAGCCTACAAATACGAACTGATGCCGACCGGCGAACAGCAGCGCGACATGCGCCGCTTCGCCGGGTCGTGCCGTTTCGTGTTCAACAAGGCATTGGCCTTGCAAAAGGAGCGCTACGAGCAAGGCGAGAAGAAGCTCGGCTACGCAGGGCTATGCAAGCTGCTCACCGAGTGGCGCAATGGATCTGAAACGTCGTGGCTGGCCGATGCGCCAACGCATCCGCTGCAGCAGACGCTCAAGGACCTGGAACGCGCTTACACCAACTTCTTCGCCAGGCGGGCCGACTTCCCGCGTTTCAAGAAGAAGGGCCAGTCCGACAGCTTCCGTTATCCAGACCCGAAACAGATCAAGCTCGACCAGGCCAATGCCCGAATCTTCCTGCCCAAGCTCGGCTGGCTGCGCTACCGCAACAGCCGGGAAGTATTGGGCGCGGTGAAGAACATCACCGTGAGCCAGTCTTGCGGCAAATGGTTCGTGAGCATCCAGACCGAACGCGAGATTGAGCAGCCCATCCCGCAGGGTGGCGCAGTCGGCATCGACATGGGCATTGCACGGTTCGCCACGCTCTCGGACGGCACGTTCCATGCCCCGCTCAACAGCTTCAAGCGACACGAGACGGCCTTGCGCCGCGCGCAGCAGGCCATGAGCCGCAAGACCAAATTCAGCCACAACTGGAAGAAGGCGAAAGCCCGCGTTCAGAAGATTTATTGCCGCATCGGCAATGCCCGCCGGGACTACCTGCACAAGTGCTCCACCACGATCAGCCAAAACCACGCGATCGTGTGTCTTGAGGACTTGCAGGTGCGGAATATGTCCAGGTCGGCGGCAGGCACACCCGAAACACCGGGCAAGAACGTTCGGGCCAAGTCCGGGCTGAACAAGGCCATTCTGGATCAGGGATGGGCCGAGTTCCGCCGCCAACTGGACTACAAGCTGGCGTGGAACGGCGGGCATCTCATCGCCGTGCCGGCGCAGAACACCAGCCGCACCTGTCCGTGCTGCGGCTATGTGTCGGCGGATAATCGCCAGACGCAAGCCCGGTTCGAATGTGTGGCGTGTGGTTTCGAGGAAAACGCCGATCTGGTCGGCGCGATCAACGTGCTAAGGGCGGGACACGCCCGGTTAGCCTGTGAAGTGAGCGGTGCAGTCATGCCGCCAGCAGCAGGAACCCGCCGAAGCGACTCATGCCGGCTCGATGCCGGGATGAGCGCCGTAGGAATCCCCCGACTTTAG
- the rdrB gene encoding antiviral RADAR system adenosine deaminase RdrB, producing the protein MLHRSLHTLALGAVWTSVELSGRLRAQLTGLANCQQSPLPAPATCQQLLADAINDAHPHRFRQNDCAEMAAQLWGEQMLHTPDIPVLDELFQQLLLSNGDYIHYRESQVQAYAQLACELDPTLLVAWHLAGWVLAEQHATPQQQDIERVLDHQWPFFAPPPLAHKPVAEGHVHLGGMTLDGLVLTDHILGQAARWPDRDAPALRQVRGVLALWLGEVSGTRDVEELDVQAGWLRQLAHTLADDAYTHLQPAEMPDWPTLAQLGAKAQDPLALLRQGLAQRLVSEEWSLAWLWLLCWLCVLYRQRSALPELRMAVLWLLIELMRLRRKLIMDGQGLTWFVEYFGDSWRKASKNLGRDTVHNFRLLLAGEQDYAEIKCSPGAFEAAYCTTLTQAANQWLAQQPPQGKSVFSPLCAESLLAQEQYVRNLERWHFCLHFARIGRQSRQDKRQALWKEASELDGRLHDATGWSRPEFLDGFLNPLWTFQPSRWVRGLDVAGDENLWKIEVFAPMLRWLRRGLRPLPADALPTLGFHLSVHAGEDYAHPASGMRHIDETVQFCAMRDGDRLGHALALGIAPAQWAERQGDMLLPVDEHLDNLVWLWHYACELSSRLSLAAQVLPGLSRRVARFVRHLPWLNGDTTPLLHAREGASASDAGMVVEPDTLWRAWRLRRNCYEQLCLAAGLIELEGAVSDSILALATPDWRLLHKASQACALPDQSGHSQPNAALLPATLYLKREAWLALPDSERVPLKKVRVRAGEPLSAAALHHDDPEQGPLQDHDSPAELEFMHALQDYLMDQYDRQGLLIEANPTSNVYIARLQGYHEHPIFRWAPPDESVLRAGAEYNRHGLRRGPMRVLVNTDDPGIMPTTLRTEYALLREAAIDLGISRTVAETWLERLRELGVDQFLRNHQPVFTRR; encoded by the coding sequence ATGCTCCACCGCTCCTTGCATACCCTGGCCTTAGGCGCAGTGTGGACGTCTGTCGAGCTCTCTGGCCGCTTGCGCGCGCAGCTGACGGGCTTGGCAAATTGCCAGCAATCGCCGCTGCCTGCGCCTGCGACGTGTCAACAACTGCTCGCCGACGCCATCAATGACGCCCACCCCCACCGCTTTCGTCAAAACGACTGCGCAGAAATGGCTGCCCAGCTGTGGGGCGAGCAGATGTTGCACACCCCAGATATCCCGGTGCTGGATGAGTTGTTCCAGCAACTGCTGCTGAGCAATGGCGATTACATTCATTACCGCGAATCTCAGGTGCAGGCGTATGCGCAATTGGCTTGCGAGCTGGACCCTACCTTGCTGGTGGCCTGGCATTTGGCGGGTTGGGTGCTGGCCGAGCAGCATGCAACGCCGCAACAGCAGGATATTGAGCGGGTGCTGGATCATCAGTGGCCGTTTTTTGCGCCGCCGCCCTTGGCGCACAAGCCGGTGGCGGAGGGCCATGTGCATCTGGGTGGGATGACGCTGGATGGGCTGGTGCTGACCGACCATATTCTGGGCCAGGCGGCGCGCTGGCCGGATCGCGATGCCCCGGCGCTGCGCCAGGTGCGCGGGGTGTTGGCGCTATGGCTGGGGGAAGTAAGCGGCACGCGCGATGTGGAAGAACTGGATGTGCAAGCGGGGTGGCTGCGGCAGCTTGCGCATACCCTGGCCGATGATGCCTACACCCATCTCCAGCCGGCTGAAATGCCCGATTGGCCGACGCTGGCGCAGCTGGGGGCTAAGGCGCAAGACCCATTGGCCCTGCTGCGGCAGGGCCTGGCGCAGCGGCTGGTCAGTGAGGAATGGAGCCTGGCCTGGCTGTGGTTGCTGTGCTGGCTGTGCGTATTGTATCGCCAGCGCAGCGCGCTGCCGGAATTGCGCATGGCGGTGTTATGGCTGTTGATTGAGTTGATGCGCCTGCGCCGGAAATTGATCATGGATGGCCAGGGGCTGACGTGGTTTGTCGAGTATTTTGGTGATTCATGGCGAAAAGCCAGCAAAAACCTGGGGCGCGACACCGTGCATAATTTCCGCCTGTTGCTGGCGGGGGAGCAGGATTATGCCGAGATCAAATGCTCGCCCGGCGCTTTCGAGGCGGCGTATTGCACCACCTTGACCCAGGCGGCCAATCAATGGCTGGCGCAACAGCCGCCGCAGGGCAAGTCGGTGTTTTCTCCCTTGTGTGCCGAGAGTTTGCTGGCGCAGGAACAATATGTGCGCAATCTGGAGCGCTGGCATTTTTGCCTGCATTTTGCCCGCATTGGCCGGCAGTCTCGCCAGGACAAGCGCCAGGCCTTATGGAAAGAGGCCAGCGAACTGGATGGGCGTTTGCATGACGCCACTGGCTGGAGCCGCCCTGAGTTTCTCGATGGTTTCCTCAACCCTCTATGGACCTTCCAGCCCTCGCGCTGGGTGCGCGGGCTGGATGTGGCCGGCGATGAAAACCTCTGGAAAATCGAAGTATTTGCGCCCATGCTGCGCTGGCTGCGGCGCGGCTTGCGCCCTTTGCCGGCAGACGCCTTGCCCACCCTGGGCTTTCACCTGAGCGTGCATGCCGGCGAGGACTACGCCCACCCGGCCTCTGGCATGCGCCATATTGATGAAACCGTGCAGTTTTGCGCAATGCGCGATGGCGACCGGCTGGGCCATGCGCTGGCCTTGGGCATTGCACCGGCGCAGTGGGCCGAGCGGCAGGGCGATATGCTGCTGCCGGTAGACGAGCATCTGGATAATCTGGTGTGGCTATGGCATTACGCTTGCGAGCTCAGCAGCCGCCTGTCCTTGGCGGCGCAGGTGTTGCCGGGGCTGTCGCGGCGGGTGGCCCGCTTTGTGCGCCACTTGCCATGGCTGAATGGCGATACCACGCCCTTGCTGCATGCCAGAGAGGGGGCGTCAGCCAGCGATGCTGGCATGGTTGTCGAGCCCGACACCCTGTGGCGCGCCTGGCGCTTGCGACGCAATTGCTACGAACAGCTATGCCTGGCGGCAGGTTTGATTGAGCTGGAAGGGGCGGTCAGCGATAGCATATTGGCGCTGGCCACGCCGGATTGGCGGCTGCTGCACAAAGCAAGCCAAGCTTGCGCCTTGCCTGATCAGTCTGGCCACAGCCAGCCGAACGCCGCCTTACTGCCCGCCACCTTGTATCTGAAGCGCGAAGCCTGGCTGGCCTTGCCCGATAGCGAACGGGTGCCGCTGAAAAAAGTTCGCGTCCGCGCCGGCGAGCCGCTGTCTGCCGCCGCCCTGCACCATGACGACCCCGAGCAAGGCCCGCTGCAAGACCACGATAGCCCCGCCGAGCTGGAATTCATGCACGCGCTGCAAGACTATTTGATGGACCAATACGACCGTCAGGGGCTGTTGATCGAGGCCAATCCCACTTCCAATGTGTATATCGCCCGTTTGCAGGGTTATCACGAGCACCCGATTTTCCGCTGGGCTCCGCCGGATGAATCCGTATTGCGTGCTGGCGCGGAATATAATCGCCATGGTCTGCGTCGGGGGCCGATGCGGGTGCTGGTGAATACTGATGATCCTGGCATCATGCCCACCACGCTGCGTACCGAGTATGCGCTGTTGCGCGAGGCGGCGATTGATCTGGGCATTTCCCGCACCGTGGCGGAAACCTGGCTGGAGCGGCTGCGCGAGCTGGGGGTGGATCAGTTTCTGCGCAATCACCAGCCGGTGTTCACCCGGCGCTAA
- a CDS encoding P-loop NTPase fold protein, which produces MQNSASSDDKIYFLIDQPESAGQIMANTLLARDVYRNIATFVGDALDLAKQARNSADPMHHRYHNTVLIDGARGTGKSTVLINLGRYLESCNAETFEQVHICAPVDPTLLEDHDDLFLNVILAAVLSDRKVEEAQQRNPLGRQALAKQLQKLGAALEHMQNQREHTQKGMDKLRAFVGNQQLIQEVHDFFAEVLKLLDKKLLILTIDDVDTGLDKAFENLEVVRRYLTSPYVMPIISGDLSLYHEVIWRNFLGRLLEKSKEESAASVETAKELAWEYERKVLPVQYRQKMPEVKDYLKNKNIYFAYVNQGKIEPIVSTPVFYAWLNALLNGPVNGLEQGFVDVPISTTRALAQLVRRTKLLFSGLQQQMHEFADSRSWSGSWEVLSQAMTEKIFLRKDDAVKDLAAKWLGELRSYFGHEGSSCASFLLAETFFFWLSDDFAHADSPLNSPLFMPAQHGKIQGFKVDVKNEWQAELERYLPKSKLRFLPQYTGLFFPRPQVGAPISGSSMKAIRHLASVDPMQSLCCDMVLHREYYTSGNMAWQRYMGRVFELVVLGLLRDVSERDISRLLQKSPFYSTTSYAGSSGYYEDDGEEDNSPSEVNQEANGAAWSEQQSEARNQLVHDINQWRKLVLGSGLRLSPWLVFNAMQRCFSLNFPRQLDFRGGNPPSIDPGGVFRSFGMAFFNVWSAFAYLETGSLFGRSDAVSTGQLRWRSISKEIDYKRTDMYQQNILGLLMANEKNRKPSVTCLLSLHPLCELALSSFRAMAEIEDEIEDDGWGDGGDNLAKDKNINITGGGNNIYISVTKEPPPILEEAILRDGLSSREWMRKHVLVADEFLRFKGKIEVIHIAHALRVSFSDFEHANQLFHEFVTKYNKKSELAPRFREAIEAVYGRPPEPLDKPAE; this is translated from the coding sequence ATGCAAAATTCTGCCTCCAGCGACGACAAAATCTACTTTCTGATTGATCAACCAGAAAGCGCCGGCCAGATCATGGCCAATACCCTGTTGGCGCGTGATGTCTACCGCAACATCGCCACCTTCGTTGGCGATGCATTGGACTTAGCCAAGCAAGCACGCAATAGCGCCGACCCGATGCATCACCGCTACCACAATACCGTGCTGATTGATGGGGCGCGCGGCACCGGCAAAAGCACGGTGCTGATCAACCTTGGCCGTTATTTGGAAAGCTGCAACGCCGAGACGTTCGAGCAAGTGCATATTTGCGCACCAGTTGATCCTACCTTGCTGGAAGACCATGACGATCTTTTCTTGAACGTCATCTTGGCCGCTGTGCTCAGTGACAGGAAAGTCGAAGAAGCACAGCAACGCAATCCATTGGGGCGGCAAGCTCTGGCCAAACAGCTGCAAAAATTGGGGGCGGCGCTGGAGCATATGCAAAACCAGCGCGAACACACCCAAAAGGGCATGGATAAGCTGCGCGCCTTTGTCGGCAATCAGCAATTGATTCAGGAGGTGCATGATTTTTTTGCTGAAGTGCTTAAGCTGCTGGATAAAAAGCTGCTGATCCTGACGATTGATGATGTAGACACCGGCCTGGACAAGGCGTTTGAAAATTTGGAAGTGGTGCGCCGTTACCTGACTAGCCCTTATGTGATGCCGATTATCAGTGGGGATTTGTCTTTATATCACGAGGTGATTTGGCGTAATTTTCTTGGGCGGCTGTTGGAAAAGTCAAAAGAAGAAAGTGCTGCCAGTGTAGAAACGGCAAAAGAGCTGGCGTGGGAGTATGAACGTAAGGTCTTGCCGGTGCAGTATCGACAAAAAATGCCTGAGGTAAAAGACTATCTTAAAAACAAAAATATTTACTTTGCCTACGTGAATCAAGGTAAGATTGAGCCTATTGTCTCAACGCCGGTATTTTATGCCTGGCTGAATGCATTGCTGAACGGGCCAGTTAATGGGCTGGAGCAAGGCTTTGTCGATGTGCCAATTTCCACCACCAGAGCATTGGCACAGCTTGTGCGAAGAACAAAATTATTATTCTCTGGTTTGCAGCAGCAAATGCATGAGTTTGCAGATAGCCGGTCTTGGTCTGGTTCTTGGGAGGTGCTCTCGCAAGCGATGACAGAAAAGATTTTTCTACGCAAAGACGATGCGGTAAAAGATTTGGCAGCTAAATGGCTGGGTGAGCTGAGGTCATATTTTGGTCATGAGGGCAGTTCATGTGCAAGTTTTCTATTGGCGGAGACATTTTTTTTCTGGCTGTCTGATGATTTTGCGCATGCAGACTCGCCATTGAATAGCCCATTGTTTATGCCTGCCCAACATGGAAAAATCCAAGGATTCAAGGTCGATGTTAAAAATGAATGGCAGGCAGAGTTGGAACGGTACTTGCCTAAATCTAAATTGCGATTCTTGCCGCAGTATACTGGGTTGTTTTTTCCTCGGCCACAAGTAGGCGCACCTATCTCTGGGAGCAGCATGAAGGCTATTCGTCATCTTGCTTCGGTGGATCCGATGCAAAGCCTATGCTGTGACATGGTGTTACATCGTGAGTATTACACGAGCGGAAACATGGCTTGGCAAAGGTATATGGGGCGAGTGTTTGAGCTGGTAGTGCTTGGATTGCTTCGTGATGTGAGTGAGAGAGATATCTCTCGTCTGCTACAAAAATCACCTTTTTATTCGACCACTAGTTATGCTGGATCAAGTGGTTATTATGAAGATGATGGTGAGGAAGATAATTCTCCGTCTGAGGTCAATCAAGAAGCTAATGGAGCTGCTTGGTCTGAACAGCAGAGTGAGGCAAGAAATCAGCTCGTTCATGATATTAACCAATGGCGAAAGCTTGTACTGGGTTCTGGCTTGAGATTGTCGCCATGGCTGGTTTTTAATGCTATGCAAAGATGTTTCTCGCTGAATTTTCCTCGGCAGTTAGATTTTCGTGGAGGGAATCCGCCCTCCATTGATCCAGGTGGCGTATTCCGTTCTTTCGGTATGGCATTTTTCAATGTTTGGTCTGCTTTTGCCTATCTGGAGACTGGCAGCCTATTTGGCCGCTCTGATGCGGTTTCTACCGGTCAGCTCCGCTGGAGGTCTATTAGTAAGGAAATCGATTATAAAAGAACCGATATGTACCAGCAAAATATTCTTGGTTTATTAATGGCTAACGAAAAAAATCGCAAGCCATCAGTAACTTGTCTGCTTTCCCTACATCCACTCTGTGAGCTGGCACTAAGCTCTTTCCGAGCTATGGCCGAGATAGAGGACGAGATAGAGGACGATGGCTGGGGTGATGGCGGGGATAACCTGGCCAAAGATAAAAATATTAATATTACTGGTGGTGGCAATAATATTTATATATCTGTGACAAAAGAACCACCGCCAATACTTGAAGAGGCTATTTTGCGGGATGGGCTTTCCTCAAGAGAATGGATGAGAAAGCATGTGCTTGTGGCTGATGAGTTTTTAAGATTTAAAGGGAAAATTGAGGTAATTCATATTGCTCACGCCCTTCGGGTAAGTTTTTCCGATTTCGAGCATGCCAATCAGCTTTTTCATGAGTTTGTTACTAAATATAATAAGAAATCAGAGCTGGCTCCGCGATTTCGGGAAGCAATTGAGGCAGTCTATGGACGTCCGCCCGAACCTCTCGACAAACCCGCCGAGTAA
- the rfaD gene encoding ADP-glyceromanno-heptose 6-epimerase: MTLVVTGAAGFIGSNLVKALNLRGDTDIIAVDDLTDGPKYRNLVDCDIADYLDKDDFLARLKAGDYTGKLRAILHQGACSDTMEHNGKYMMANNYQYTLDLFDWCQDHGVPLLYASSAAVYGAGRVFSESREYEAPLNVYGYSKFLFDQVVRRRFDLRRAQVVGFRYFNVYGPREQHKGRMASVAFHHFNQYLQTGKVKLFEGYDGYPNGGQMRDFVSVEDVVKVNLHFLDHPESSGIFNLGSGRAQPFNDVAVAAVNACRQHQGQPALSLDQLVAQGVLEYIDFPEALKGKYQSFTEANISALRAAGYEQPMLSVEEGVARYAQGWLAGYGK, translated from the coding sequence ATGACCCTCGTCGTCACCGGCGCTGCCGGCTTTATTGGTTCCAACCTGGTCAAGGCGCTCAACCTGCGCGGCGACACCGATATCATTGCCGTCGATGACCTCACCGACGGCCCGAAATACCGCAACCTGGTGGACTGCGACATCGCCGACTACCTGGACAAAGACGATTTTCTCGCCCGCCTGAAAGCCGGCGACTACACCGGCAAACTGCGCGCCATCCTGCACCAGGGCGCCTGCTCCGACACCATGGAGCACAACGGCAAATACATGATGGCCAACAACTATCAGTACACGCTGGACCTGTTTGACTGGTGTCAGGACCACGGCGTGCCGCTGCTGTACGCCTCCAGCGCCGCCGTCTACGGCGCTGGCCGGGTGTTCAGCGAATCACGCGAGTACGAAGCCCCGCTGAACGTCTATGGCTACTCGAAATTTCTGTTCGACCAAGTGGTGCGCCGCCGCTTTGACCTGCGCCGCGCCCAGGTGGTGGGTTTTCGCTACTTCAACGTCTACGGCCCGCGCGAACAACACAAAGGCCGCATGGCCTCGGTGGCGTTTCATCACTTCAACCAATACCTGCAAACCGGCAAGGTGAAGCTGTTTGAAGGCTACGACGGCTACCCCAACGGCGGCCAGATGCGCGACTTTGTTTCGGTGGAAGACGTGGTGAAGGTCAACCTGCACTTTCTGGACCACCCGGAAAGCTCCGGCATCTTCAACCTGGGCAGTGGCCGCGCCCAACCGTTTAACGACGTTGCCGTTGCCGCCGTCAACGCCTGCCGCCAGCATCAGGGCCAGCCGGCGCTGAGCCTGGACCAACTGGTGGCGCAAGGCGTGCTGGAATACATCGACTTCCCCGAAGCGCTGAAAGGCAAATACCAGAGCTTCACCGAAGCCAACATCAGCGCCCTGCGCGCGGCAGGGTATGAACAGCCGATGCTGAGCGTGGAAGAGGGCGTGGCGCGGTATGCGCAGGGGTGGTTGGCGGGGTATGGGAAGTGA
- the rfaE1 gene encoding D-glycero-beta-D-manno-heptose-7-phosphate kinase, protein MSLLESLQLNPADLSARLAAARVLVVGDVMLDRYWFGEVNRISPEAPVPVAKISRIEERAGGAANVARNIASLGGRTTLLSVVGDDEAAGALERLLQRDGIVTQLRRDPNIATTIKLRVVARQQQLIRIDFEDAPSHEILADKLDDFRDQLAEHDVVILSDYGKGGLTHVARMVELARAAGKPVLIDPKGDDWSKYAGATLLTPNKSEFRQVAGSWRDEADLSRRAEALRQQLQLDALLVTRSEEGMSLFDAHGAEHQPTLAREVFDVSGAGDTVIATLGLALAAGLSRPHAMHLANAAAGIVVAKLGTAVVDQQELFAA, encoded by the coding sequence ATGAGCCTGCTTGAATCCCTGCAACTGAACCCCGCCGACCTGTCGGCCCGACTGGCCGCCGCCCGCGTGCTGGTGGTGGGCGACGTGATGCTGGACCGCTACTGGTTTGGCGAAGTCAACCGCATCTCGCCCGAAGCGCCGGTGCCGGTGGCCAAAATCAGCCGCATTGAAGAACGCGCCGGCGGCGCGGCCAATGTGGCGCGCAATATCGCCTCGCTGGGCGGGCGCACCACCCTGCTGTCGGTGGTGGGCGACGACGAAGCCGCCGGCGCACTCGAGCGCCTGCTGCAACGCGACGGCATTGTGACCCAGCTGCGCCGTGACCCAAACATTGCCACCACCATCAAACTGCGCGTGGTGGCCCGCCAGCAGCAACTGATCCGCATCGACTTTGAAGACGCACCCAGCCATGAAATTCTGGCCGACAAGCTCGACGACTTTCGTGACCAGCTGGCCGAACACGACGTGGTGATTTTGTCCGACTACGGCAAGGGCGGGCTGACCCATGTGGCCCGCATGGTCGAGCTGGCACGCGCCGCCGGCAAGCCAGTGCTGATCGACCCCAAGGGTGACGACTGGAGCAAATACGCCGGCGCCACCCTGCTCACCCCGAACAAGAGCGAATTCCGCCAGGTGGCCGGCAGCTGGCGTGACGAAGCCGACCTGAGCCGCCGCGCCGAAGCGTTGCGCCAGCAACTGCAACTGGATGCCCTGCTGGTCACCCGCAGCGAAGAAGGCATGAGCCTGTTCGACGCCCACGGTGCCGAACACCAGCCCACCCTGGCGCGCGAAGTGTTTGACGTGTCGGGTGCCGGCGACACGGTGATTGCCACCCTCGGCCTGGCGCTGGCCGCCGGCCTGAGCCGCCCGCATGCCATGCACCTGGCCAACGCCGCCGCCGGCATTGTGGTGGCCAAGCTGGGCACCGCCGTGGTGGACCAACAGGAACTGTTTGCGGCCTGA